In Carya illinoinensis cultivar Pawnee chromosome 16, C.illinoinensisPawnee_v1, whole genome shotgun sequence, a single window of DNA contains:
- the LOC122298509 gene encoding heat stress transcription factor B-4, translated as MALMLDNCEGILLSLDSHKSVPAPFLTKTYQLVDDPATDHIVSWGEDDTTFVVWRPPEFARDLLPNYFKHNNFSSFVRQLNTYGFRKIVPDRWEFANEFFKKGEKHLLCEIHRRKTAQPQVGINGQHHHHHHPHSPLGVNGGPSFFPFQGRLSISPSDSDEQANWCDSPPLSSPGGGGGGISVVGGNYNSSVTALSEDNERLRRSNSMLISELAHMRKLYNDIIYFVQNHVKPVAPSNSYPSSLLLCNPPATATPLTSNSPILQKPLNQILGYYPTNPKQAPHTHSLNSPSSTKNSMTILEECNNNGCKTKLFGVPLQSKKRLHPEYCANPTNMETSKARLVLEKNDLGFNLMPPSTC; from the exons ATGGCTCTTATGCTAGATAATTGTGAAGGCATTTTACTCTCTTTAGACTCCCACAAATCAGTTCCAGCTCCATTCCTCACAAAAACCTACCAACTAGTAGACGATCCCGCCACAGACCACATAGTTTCTTGGGGAGAAGACGATACCACTTTCGTTGTTTGGCGGccgcctgagttcgctcgagacCTCCTCCCCAACTACTTCAAGCACAACAACTTCAGCAGTTTTGTCCGACAGCTCAACACCTAT GGTTTTCGAAAGATCGTGCCGGACAGATGGGAGTTTGCCAACGAGTTTTTCAAGAAGGGGGAGAAGCATTTGCTGTGTGAGATCCATAGGAGGAAAACTGCTCAACCTCAAGTAGGCATAAACGGCCAGcaccatcatcatcaccacCCGCATTCTCCACTTGGCGTCAATGGCGGTCCGAGTTTCTTCCCCTTTCAAGGCCGACTGAGCATCTCCCCCTCTGACTCGGACGAGCAAGCCAATTGGTGTGACTCTCCCCCACTTTCTTCCCCGGGCGGAGGAGGCGGCGGAATCTCTGTTGTTGGAGGTAACTACAACAGCTCGGTGACGGCGCTGTCGGAGGATAATGAAAGACTCAGGCGAAGCAACTCCATGCTGATCTCTGAGCTCGCACACATGAGGAAGCTTTACAATGATATCATTTATTTCGTACAAAACCATGTAAAGCCTGTGGCACCAAGCAATTCTTACCCTTCATCTCTACTTCTCTGCAACCCACCCGCGACTGCAACTCCTCTTACTTCTAATAGTCCTATACTGCAAAAACCTTTAAACCAGATTCTCGGGTACTATCCTACTAACCCTAAGCAAGCCCCTCACACCCATTCTTTGAACTCGCCAAGCTCTACAAAGAACTCCATGACAATTCTTGAAGAATGCAATAACAATGGCTGCAAGACAAAGTTGTTTGGAGTGCCTCTTCAATCGAAGAAAAGATTGCACCCTGAGTACTGTGCTAATCCAACGAACATGGAAACTAGCAAGGCTCGTTTGGTCTTGGAAAAGAATGACTTAGGCTTCAATCTCATGCCTCCTTCAACATGTTAG
- the LOC122298772 gene encoding NAC domain-containing protein 100-like, with protein sequence MGMVKKDIIGIKNEWVICKIFKKILVGKKTHVLGLGSLSSYAEESHPLVLPRLINSSMYNNETRICFGETFHLTYFSNSMEDHKIKEDMVESFDTPLLAVSFSSSPSYISSTSNSFGHYSNTETLHYPDTLFMHEQYSVLRMLLEKNALDMKRNANGEFLPETSFSTKKSLTVSNHKMAQRSFKDQESREIKE encoded by the exons atgggGATGGTGAAGAAAGATATAATTGGTATCAAA AATGAGTGGGTTATTTGCAAAATCTTTAAGAAGATCTTAGTTGGGAAGAAAACTCATGTTTTAGGCTTGGGTAGCCTGAGTTCCTATGCGGAGGAGTCACATCCTTTAGTGTTGCCCCGGTTGATAAATTCATCTATGTACAACAACGAAACAAGAATCTGTTTTGGCGAGACATTTCACTTGACCTACTTCTCCAATTCAATGGAGGACCACAAGATCAAAGAAGACATGGTTGAGAGCTTCGACACTCCTCTCTTAGCCGTCTCATTTTCCTCAAGCCCATCTTATATTTCTTCTACTTCCAACTCATTTGGCCACTATTCAAACACTGAAACTTTGCACTACCCAGATACCCTATTCATGCACGAGCAGTACTCCGTATTAAGGATGTTGCTTGAAAAAAATGCTCTAGACATGAAGCGGAATGCAAATGGAGAGTTCTTGCCTGAAACAAGCTTTAGTACGAAGAAGTCTTTGACGGTGTCCAACCACAAGATGGCTCAAAGGTCTTTTAAAGATCAAGAGTCTAGAGAAATCAAAGAATGA